The DNA window TTCATCTTTGGCCGGATTAGGTCTGATTTTGATATCCATTCCCGAAATTCCCGATTCATTCACCCGGTTGATGCAACCCCAATCATTTACAAATCCATCACCCGCAGAAAACAAATCACAAGGCTTGGTTCCGCAAGAATCATAAGATTCCAGAGCCCGAACAATTTGATTTAAATGTGCCGTGTTGTTCCAATCCAGAGAATCCCATTCTGCAACCCCTGACATGGGCGTCATGCCGGCTTCCATAAAATTGCCTGCTGCATAAAGTTTTTGATCATAGTTTTTAAGATCATAAATACCATCTTTACTTGTGTTGAAATCACCACCGGACAACTGCGACCAATCTATTCCATTCCATTGCGCAATGTGCTTGGTATTGTTGACACCATTTGCATTTTCAAATCTTCCGCCTAAAATTAATTTACCGTTGAAAACTTTTAAAGAAGACACTCCCTGTCCTTTGTTTAGTGGATCAAGATTTATACCATTCAACAGATTGCTCCAATTCAATCCATTCCAAACAGAAATATTATTATTCGGAATGCTGAAAACACCACCTGCATAAAGTTGATTTTGATAGAGGCCTAAGGTATTGACAGGACCATTAAAACTTGCCATGTATGGAGCTTCCCAATTGGTGCCATTCCATCGGGCAATATTTTGGGTATTGATTTTAACCAGATTTCCCGCTTGCTTAAAAACTCCGCCAACGATGAGTCCTGAGGAATGACTCAACAAAGCATTTACAGTCGCAAGTCCATTTGAATCAAGAACACCATTGTCTAGTTTGCTCCAACTGTTTCCATTCCAAACAGCAATGTTGTTGGCATCTGTCAGTCCGCCTGCATCTGTGAATTTACCCCCTACAAATAGAAGCCCGTTATGCACTGCAAGTGCGTTTATTGGGCCATTGGTCCCTGTTCCCAAGGAACTCCAGGAATGTCCATCCCAGACTGCAATATTCTGAGCGCTTTCTGTCCCGATTTGGGTAAAATTTCCTGCTGCATAAAGTTTGCATTGGTAGGTACACAGATCATTTATTTGACCGGTTTGACCTATAAGTTTCCAGGATTTTTGAGCTGGAATGCAAACTGAGGTAGTACAGGATGTGTCTGCTGAAGGTGGCTGTGCACAATTAAATGTTTGTTGATAAAAGCAACTGTCCAGTTTGCCCCCCGAAGCAAAATAATAAGTGAGTGACATTGTATAACTACTGGATCCTTTTACGCAAAAGTTTACCGGGACGGATGCTCCGATAGGAAAAAATCCGGATTGATGACTGATCTCAACACTTTTATCATTACCCAGGAAGTTCCAACCCGGATTGGTCATTACTTGATCAAAAGTTCCGCTGTTAATACTTATTTTAAGAAGGTTAAAACAATTTTGTTGAGGTACTATCTGATTAAGTTTGTAACAACAGGTACCTGAAGAATCTTTTACTGGTATTACCTGATGCTGTAAGGAATCGCAACTACAGATGGTAGGAGGTTGGGGACAATTAATGTTGTCATGATATACGCAACTATCCAGTTTTCCTTGTTTGCTGTAATAATAAGTTCTGGTAATTGTATACTGTGCAGCATTTTCAACACAAAAACTCACTGGCAAGGAAGGACCAGCAGGTAAATATCCTGAGATATGGGTTAACAAAATTTGACTTGCATTACCGTTGTATTTTAAATTGATATCAGGTATCACTCGAGTAAATATTCCTTTGCTTACATTTATTTTCAGTGATGTAAAACAATCAGGACCCGGTATGACATGATCCACCACAAAACAACATATTCCTTTGTCGCTTGAAAGTGGTTGAAGTTTAGTTTTTAATGAATCGCAACTGCAGAATTTAGGAGGTTGCGTACAGCCAAACTGTTGTGCATAAACACAGCTGTCCATGATTCCATTTTTGAAAAAAAAGTATTTGACGGTGATGGTGTAAAGTGCCGCGTCAATGACACAAAATGATACCGGAAGATGAATACCTTCTGGGATAAATCCGGAATTATGTGTAACATCGAATTTCTGATCAGTGCCAATCACATCATAATTTGGATCAGGAATTACTTTGGTGAATTTTCCACTGCTCAGACTGAGTTGAATTGAGCTGAAGCAATCAGCACCTTTAATTTGCGAGGATAAGGTGTAACAGCATTCACCATTAGAACCTGAACTTTGAATGATTTTAGTTTTGATTGAATCACATTTACAAACTTTAGGAGGAGGAGTGCAATTTTTAATAAATGTTTTTCGGCAGGCATCCAGAATTTTCCCGGAGGGATCAAAAAAGTCCACCGTCACAGTAAATGGATTAACTGCATTGTTTACACAGAAAGTACCGGGAAGAATGTTTCCTGATGGAACCAATCCTCCATTTGGTATAAAGCAAAATCCATCCGGCAAATTCTGCACCGTCCAAAGAGGATTCGGCGTAAT is part of the Candidatus Vicinibacter affinis genome and encodes:
- a CDS encoding T9SS type A sorting domain-containing protein, translated to MISSLSIFKKIVLPFCLLFLWYNCTVFAQSSCIQVSSEACVGDCLPVSYVGPNSTNASYDWSIDCGTITNPTLQNPHDACFLKSGSCSIQLITQEPGQMPETCTVQVLVHPIPLGQFSPDDSLCLGDCKDINLRFTGTPPFRFGIKDNSGVNYYTSFTNGFQINVCPTASNVYELVELKDQFCNNVNPGTSVKIKVLPALNGSIVQTPDSLCAFPSGMDYTWISCSQPILYSKSQCFRPPQSGCYCVIIDNGTCKDTVCTTVQCNLTCSFDFQDTITVGDTALIYYTGNGSNNKQLKWTLDIPGAPGTQMYTGDSIRVPYLVPGCYLIRLNVKDGSCEENCSATICVVSKPCKCDTFNTNTLKKISVLPNGCCFNLGGKISSYHCYNNILISLNDGTFSNIQPNAGSGWSFVNVNSKTFYLNHNSGFLPPGKFNAADFCVQGAGQYSITVYYLSTSGGKTDSCTYQYVQDCPANPQSVKCDTAFSSFLEKQYTLPTSCCYDIKAENPNSNLFTKIEVIINGGTFSSRNANSTAGFFLTPSAANRFFLNHNSGFIPSGSIKPGSFCINTNQTPAQVFLRYHYTTPQGKDSCSFEFLVECPGIPVPNTCCDSLKNVQLLSFGPGSNCCFNFSAFDSKTGCFSKICFKTSSGNFSQITPNPLWTVQNLPDGFCFIPNGGLVPSGNILPGTFCVNNAVNPFTVTVDFFDPSGKILDACRKTFIKNCTPPPKVCKCDSIKTKIIQSSGSNGECCYTLSSQIKGADCFSSIQLSLSSGKFTKVIPDPNYDVIGTDQKFDVTHNSGFIPEGIHLPVSFCVIDAALYTITVKYFFFKNGIMDSCVYAQQFGCTQPPKFCSCDSLKTKLQPLSSDKGICCFVVDHVIPGPDCFTSLKINVSKGIFTRVIPDINLKYNGNASQILLTHISGYLPAGPSLPVSFCVENAAQYTITRTYYYSKQGKLDSCVYHDNINCPQPPTICSCDSLQHQVIPVKDSSGTCCYKLNQIVPQQNCFNLLKISINSGTFDQVMTNPGWNFLGNDKSVEISHQSGFFPIGASVPVNFCVKGSSSYTMSLTYYFASGGKLDSCFYQQTFNCAQPPSADTSCTTSVCIPAQKSWKLIGQTGQINDLCTYQCKLYAAGNFTQIGTESAQNIAVWDGHSWSSLGTGTNGPINALAVHNGLLFVGGKFTDAGGLTDANNIAVWNGNSWSKLDNGVLDSNGLATVNALLSHSSGLIVGGVFKQAGNLVKINTQNIARWNGTNWEAPYMASFNGPVNTLGLYQNQLYAGGVFSIPNNNISVWNGLNWSNLLNGINLDPLNKGQGVSSLKVFNGKLILGGRFENANGVNNTKHIAQWNGIDWSQLSGGDFNTSKDGIYDLKNYDQKLYAAGNFMEAGMTPMSGVAEWDSLDWNNTAHLNQIVRALESYDSCGTKPCDLFSAGDGFVNDWGCINRVNESGISGMDIKIRPNPAKDELIIQFDGPNSSSLTRLNILNMNGQLIKTFHIHSLKDQKIEVSDLSQGVYMLDFRDESGNWKIIKLIKL